One window from the genome of Aerosakkonema funiforme FACHB-1375 encodes:
- a CDS encoding CHAT domain-containing protein, translating into MRSFICLALLTFLLVTAIFPAVAQVTDFRFSVIPNIISFSEMKNLSPLPASVTTRLGVKISPSFDKRWDGGEVFATVLEDGKKLYDAGRFSDAVAVWEKAAESYREKNDRLYLALTLNYLSNAYQELGQWEKAKDAIAQSLNLLTNSATRQHSALIFAQALNSQGSLQLAMGQTEAALDSWKEAENAYEKAGDAAGILGSKINQAQALQALGQYQRAKTNLENANKNLVSLPDAIVKSVGLRSLGEALQVLGDLPKSEEVLKQSLALAQKLNSPTETSAALFSLGNHAKSAGDSKAALDFYQQAAAIAPSPIAKLETLLNLLNLSIETKGQENIPYLISQIQTEISKLNPSRSGVYSQVNFAETLMKLSLVSGQLSGGNQEEQITNERQGNTSIAKLLATAVQQARYLKDARAESYALVALGKLYQQNKQQSDAENLTQQALTIAQAISANDITARSAWQLGKILKQEGRNEDAIAAYTQAVKTLQILRSDLVATNTNLQFSFRESVEPVYRELVGLLLDESSDYSAASTENSKSKIPNRIAQARELIEALQLAELDNYFREACLNVKPQQIDAIDRQAAVIYPIILSDRLEVILSLPEKPLRHYKTDLPESKVESILEQLLESINPIFSQEELWQVSQQVYDWLIRPAETDLATSGIKTLVFVLDGSLRNLPMSILYDGQKYLIEKYSIAITPGLQLLPTRSISAKHLEVLTAGLTESRSGFSALPGVEAELKRIASELPSQILLNQQFSEENLSTRIKAASFPIVHLATHGQFSSNPDETFILAWDKKLNVRRFEEILRSREGKETSAIELLVLSACQTAAGDNRAALGLAGVALKSGARTTLATLWSVKDLSTATLITEFYSQLGQPHVTKAEALRRAQLSLLKTPQFEHPFYWSPFVLVGNWL; encoded by the coding sequence ATGAGATCTTTTATCTGTCTGGCATTATTAACTTTTCTGCTCGTGACGGCTATTTTTCCGGCAGTCGCGCAAGTTACCGATTTTAGATTTTCGGTTATTCCAAATATTATATCTTTTAGCGAAATGAAAAATCTCTCCCCCCTACCCGCTTCTGTGACAACAAGACTAGGGGTAAAAATAAGTCCATCTTTTGATAAGAGATGGGATGGGGGAGAGGTTTTTGCAACTGTTTTAGAAGACGGAAAAAAATTATACGATGCGGGAAGGTTTTCGGATGCGGTTGCTGTCTGGGAAAAGGCAGCAGAAAGTTATCGAGAAAAGAACGATCGCCTCTATCTCGCTCTGACTTTAAATTATCTCTCCAACGCTTATCAAGAGTTGGGACAGTGGGAGAAGGCAAAAGATGCGATCGCCCAAAGCCTCAATCTCTTAACAAATTCAGCAACTCGTCAGCACTCAGCACTAATTTTCGCTCAAGCTTTGAATTCTCAAGGTAGTCTTCAGTTAGCTATGGGACAAACAGAAGCTGCTTTGGACAGTTGGAAAGAAGCCGAAAATGCTTATGAAAAAGCTGGTGATGCAGCGGGAATTCTGGGTAGTAAAATTAACCAAGCACAAGCTTTGCAAGCTTTGGGTCAATATCAGCGTGCCAAAACCAATTTAGAAAATGCAAATAAAAACTTGGTATCTTTACCAGATGCGATCGTAAAATCTGTAGGATTGCGAAGTCTGGGAGAAGCGCTGCAAGTTTTGGGAGATTTGCCTAAGTCTGAAGAAGTATTAAAGCAAAGTTTGGCACTCGCGCAAAAATTAAATTCTCCTACGGAAACGAGCGCTGCTCTTTTTAGTTTGGGAAACCATGCCAAAAGTGCTGGAGATAGTAAAGCGGCTTTGGATTTTTATCAACAAGCAGCTGCGATCGCACCCAGTCCTATTGCCAAACTGGAAACTTTACTAAATCTACTTAACTTAAGCATAGAAACCAAAGGGCAAGAAAATATCCCATATTTAATATCCCAAATTCAGACGGAAATTTCTAAGTTAAACCCCAGTCGTTCGGGTGTTTACTCTCAAGTTAATTTTGCTGAAACTTTGATGAAGTTATCATTAGTCAGCGGTCAATTATCAGGGGGAAATCAAGAAGAACAAATAACCAACGAAAGACAAGGTAATACAAGCATTGCTAAATTATTAGCTACAGCAGTTCAACAAGCAAGATATCTCAAAGATGCCAGAGCGGAATCCTATGCTTTGGTAGCGTTGGGTAAATTATATCAACAAAATAAACAGCAATCGGATGCGGAAAATTTGACTCAGCAAGCGCTAACAATTGCACAGGCTATTAGCGCCAATGATATTACTGCTCGGTCTGCTTGGCAATTAGGTAAAATTTTAAAACAAGAAGGTCGAAATGAGGATGCGATCGCTGCTTACACGCAAGCAGTTAAAACTTTGCAAATTCTCCGCAGTGACTTGGTAGCTACCAATACAAACCTACAGTTTTCTTTTCGAGAAAGTGTCGAACCTGTCTATCGCGAGCTAGTTGGGTTATTGCTAGATGAAAGCTCAGACTACTCTGCTGCATCAACGGAAAATTCAAAATCCAAAATTCCCAATCGCATCGCTCAAGCTCGTGAGTTAATTGAAGCGCTACAACTAGCAGAATTAGACAATTATTTTCGAGAAGCTTGTTTGAATGTCAAACCGCAACAAATTGATGCGATCGATCGGCAAGCCGCAGTTATTTACCCGATTATTTTGAGCGATCGTTTAGAAGTAATCTTATCTTTGCCAGAAAAACCTCTGCGCCACTACAAAACCGATTTGCCCGAAAGTAAAGTAGAAAGTATTCTCGAACAATTGCTAGAATCAATCAACCCGATTTTTTCCCAGGAAGAGCTTTGGCAAGTATCCCAACAAGTTTATGATTGGCTGATCCGACCGGCAGAAACAGATTTAGCTACAAGTGGAATTAAAACTTTGGTGTTTGTGCTGGATGGTTCTTTGCGAAATTTGCCAATGTCAATTCTTTATGACGGTCAAAAATATCTGATTGAAAAATACAGTATCGCTATAACTCCCGGTTTGCAATTACTACCAACGCGATCGATCTCTGCAAAGCACCTAGAAGTTTTAACCGCCGGACTTACTGAGTCTAGAAGTGGGTTTTCAGCTTTACCGGGAGTCGAGGCGGAATTAAAAAGAATCGCATCGGAACTGCCTTCCCAAATACTTTTGAATCAGCAGTTTAGCGAAGAAAACTTATCTACGCGAATAAAAGCGGCTTCATTCCCGATCGTACATTTAGCCACTCACGGTCAATTCAGTTCTAACCCAGATGAAACATTTATTCTTGCTTGGGATAAAAAACTGAATGTCCGGCGGTTTGAAGAAATATTACGCTCTAGAGAAGGAAAAGAAACCAGTGCGATCGAATTGCTTGTCCTGAGTGCCTGTCAAACTGCCGCCGGGGATAATCGCGCTGCTTTGGGATTGGCAGGAGTAGCGCTCAAATCGGGCGCACGCACTACTTTAGCGACCTTGTGGTCGGTAAAAGATTTATCCACCGCCACCCTCATCACCGAGTTTTACTCTCAACTTGGCCAACCTCATGTTACTAAAGCGGAAGCTCTCCGTCGCGCTCAACTATCATTGTTAAAAACACCCCAATTCGAGCATCCGTTCTACTGGTCTCCCTTTGTTTTGGTAGGAAATTGGTTATAA
- a CDS encoding DUF928 domain-containing protein, with protein sequence MSSPKNFLPLTIFSLALSSQILLSLGIAKQSQAKFIPSNENHNQLKSLIEINFDPPSDGKPSDTAGGASRSPDGKVCPQDAKANTPWIAPLMPTTTQAKTAAKHPTLFVYMPETSARKVFFTLRDETKKNIYRTMLTITGQAGIVSIKIPDEAPELETGKNYKWYFVVVCGNTVRPDSPGVEGEIRRVEPNPELNSQIQKATPVERAALYNNEGLWYDTIATVAELKRSQPQDTKITTMWEELLKSVGLEAVSKQPLLN encoded by the coding sequence ATGAGCAGCCCCAAAAATTTTCTACCTCTGACAATATTTTCGCTAGCCTTATCTTCACAAATCCTGCTGAGTTTAGGTATAGCAAAGCAATCACAGGCAAAATTTATACCGAGTAACGAAAACCACAATCAACTAAAGTCATTAATCGAGATAAATTTTGACCCGCCGAGCGACGGAAAACCGAGCGATACCGCCGGGGGAGCATCGCGCAGTCCGGATGGTAAGGTTTGTCCTCAAGATGCAAAAGCAAACACACCTTGGATAGCCCCACTGATGCCAACCACTACGCAAGCAAAAACAGCCGCAAAGCATCCGACATTATTTGTTTATATGCCGGAAACTTCAGCTAGAAAAGTATTTTTTACTTTGAGGGATGAGACAAAAAAAAATATTTATCGAACAATGCTGACAATTACTGGGCAAGCGGGTATTGTCAGTATTAAAATACCGGATGAAGCACCGGAGTTAGAAACGGGCAAGAATTACAAGTGGTACTTTGTGGTCGTATGTGGAAATACGGTCAGACCAGATAGTCCGGGAGTAGAGGGAGAGATCCGGCGAGTCGAACCGAATCCGGAACTAAACAGTCAAATACAAAAAGCGACACCAGTAGAGCGTGCAGCTTTGTACAACAACGAAGGGCTTTGGTACGATACAATTGCCACTGTGGCTGAGCTAAAGCGATCGCAACCCCAAGATACAAAGATAACAACTATGTGGGAGGAATTGTTAAAATCGGTGGGATTAGAAGCGGTTTCAAAACAGCCACTATTAAACTAG
- a CDS encoding FmdB family zinc ribbon protein, producing the protein MPLYEFKCENCGTFEEWRSMSAASEPMLCPICETVAKRIYSVAGLMMMPNSLRTRIEQSAEPRVVDRTQIKKHHNHHHHHQHKHNDGRPWMIGH; encoded by the coding sequence ATGCCTCTTTACGAATTTAAGTGCGAAAATTGCGGAACTTTTGAAGAATGGCGGAGTATGAGTGCAGCCAGCGAACCGATGCTTTGCCCAATTTGCGAAACTGTAGCCAAACGAATTTATTCGGTTGCTGGTTTGATGATGATGCCCAATTCTCTAAGAACTAGAATTGAGCAAAGTGCGGAACCTCGTGTAGTCGATCGCACTCAAATTAAAAAGCATCATAACCACCACCATCATCACCAGCACAAGCATAACGATGGACGACCTTGGATGATCGGTCATTAA
- the fmdA gene encoding formamidase, with product MPEVLFKVDLNKPFTEQPLVGHNRWHPDIPAVVSVNPGAVFRIECKDWTDGQIGNNDSPNDVRDVDLTVVHVLSGPIYVNGAEPGDILIVDILDVGTLLDYEWGFTGIFAKENGGGFLTEHFPVAQKAIWDIQGIYTKSRHIPNVKFAGIPHPGLIGCAPSHDLLATWNKREADLVATNPNRIPPLAALPNPKNAILGSLKGAEYDRIAQEAARTVPPREHGGNCDIKNLSKGSRIYFPVYVEGAKLSMGDIHFAQGDGEISFCGAIEMAGYLDLHVDLIKGGVEKYGLTNPIFKPGPVEPRYSEYLVFEGISVDEFTGQQYYLDAHVAYRRACLNAIEYFKKFGYTGEQIYLLLGSAPVEGRISGIVDIPNACCTIAVPTAIFEKNVLPT from the coding sequence ATGCCTGAAGTTCTCTTCAAAGTAGACTTGAACAAGCCATTTACCGAGCAACCGTTGGTAGGTCACAATCGCTGGCATCCCGATATTCCGGCAGTAGTTTCTGTCAATCCTGGCGCTGTATTCCGAATAGAATGCAAAGATTGGACGGACGGACAAATCGGCAACAACGACAGCCCCAACGATGTGCGCGATGTCGATTTAACAGTTGTTCACGTATTGAGCGGCCCTATTTATGTCAACGGTGCCGAGCCAGGAGATATCCTAATTGTTGATATCTTAGATGTAGGAACTTTACTGGATTACGAATGGGGTTTTACCGGAATTTTTGCTAAAGAAAATGGCGGCGGTTTCCTCACAGAACATTTCCCAGTCGCACAGAAAGCAATTTGGGATATTCAAGGAATTTATACAAAATCTCGCCATATTCCTAATGTGAAATTTGCGGGAATTCCTCACCCTGGATTGATCGGTTGTGCGCCTTCTCACGATTTGTTAGCTACTTGGAATAAGCGGGAAGCGGATTTAGTCGCAACCAATCCCAACCGAATACCGCCTTTAGCAGCATTGCCGAATCCGAAAAATGCCATTCTCGGTTCGTTAAAGGGTGCCGAATACGATCGAATTGCCCAAGAAGCGGCGCGAACTGTTCCACCCCGCGAACACGGCGGCAATTGCGATATCAAAAATTTGTCAAAAGGTTCCCGCATTTACTTTCCAGTTTATGTGGAAGGTGCGAAACTTTCAATGGGAGATATTCACTTTGCACAAGGAGATGGGGAGATTTCTTTCTGCGGTGCGATCGAAATGGCTGGTTACCTCGATTTGCACGTTGATTTGATTAAAGGCGGTGTAGAAAAATACGGTCTGACCAACCCGATTTTCAAACCAGGCCCAGTTGAGCCTCGCTATTCGGAATATTTGGTGTTTGAAGGCATTTCTGTTGACGAATTTACCGGACAGCAATATTATCTAGATGCTCATGTTGCTTATCGCCGTGCTTGTTTGAATGCGATCGAATATTTCAAGAAGTTTGGCTATACGGGAGAGCAGATATATTTGCTTTTAGGTTCTGCACCAGTGGAGGGAAGAATTAGCGGCATTGTCGATATTCCCAATGCTTGTTGTACTATTGCAGTTCCGACAGCAATTTTTGAAAAGAATGTTCTACCGACGTAG